A region of Fibrobacter sp. UWP2 DNA encodes the following proteins:
- a CDS encoding M48 family metalloprotease, which yields MESVSLLITLLCAEFLGRVWLEIREVRLTMSRGGVFALLRVIPLVNDIVPLPENRREPSETEFVKKHEEAHKVMHHGILRNIAKLILALIAIWFLAAQLIRVGMPLWQGILWLHVVAIPFRVLFHLYCWNQEYEADAYAHKELGKQKTKVAMRELAECEIPYTHFFALMYREHPTAALRSKRLLNKVIKK from the coding sequence ATGGAATCGGTTTCTTTGCTCATAACATTACTTTGTGCGGAATTTTTGGGCCGCGTGTGGCTTGAAATTCGCGAAGTGCGGCTCACCATGAGCCGTGGCGGTGTGTTCGCTCTGCTCCGCGTCATCCCCCTGGTCAACGACATTGTGCCGCTCCCCGAAAATCGCCGTGAGCCAAGCGAAACGGAGTTCGTCAAAAAGCACGAGGAAGCGCACAAGGTCATGCACCACGGTATTTTGAGGAACATCGCCAAGCTGATTCTCGCCCTGATCGCTATCTGGTTCTTGGCGGCGCAGCTCATCCGTGTGGGCATGCCGCTGTGGCAGGGCATTTTATGGCTGCATGTGGTCGCCATCCCCTTCCGCGTGCTGTTCCACTTGTATTGCTGGAACCAGGAATACGAAGCCGACGCCTACGCTCACAAGGAACTGGGCAAGCAAAAGACCAAGGTCGCCATGAGGGAACTCGCCGAGTGCGAAATTCCGTATACCCACTTTTTTGCTTTGATGTACCGCGAACACCCTACCGCCGCCCTCAGGAGCAAGCGGCTGCTGAACAAGGTCATCAAAAAGTAA